One genomic window of Solanum dulcamara chromosome 12, daSolDulc1.2, whole genome shotgun sequence includes the following:
- the LOC129877729 gene encoding probable WRKY transcription factor 30 produces the protein MEKVKDWDKETLITELTQGKEFVNQFDPLASPEECDLLLEKILSSLDKSLSILNWKVFNGTKYPFSSTTSSIPAQGQNKKRKKMQQWSKQVKISGTGHESFNHDDGYSWRKYGQKDILGAIHPRAYYRCTHRNTQGCLAIKQVQKSKEDPVVFEVTYKGMHSCKTSQSSIFISYENKKPNQCQIKKQKVEKLNTIKEEPVPFTPLKCESQNAQFFANSIEPFTSESIYLSLLPTDQEEEFEMGKILQSSESDHIEFSSTPTSVIDSPFCADWDLSMDGQLDIQDPNLMIDISEYFTEFDSST, from the exons ATGGAGAAAGTTAAAGATTGGGATAAAGAAACTCTAATCACTGAGCTTACTCAAGGGAAAGAGTTTGTAAACCAGTTTGATCCTCTGGCTTCACCAGAGGAATGTGATTTACTTCTTGAGAAAATACTTTCATCACTTGACAAATCATTGTCAATTTTGAATTGGAAGGTTTTTAATGGaacaaaataccctttttcTTCTACTACTTCATCAATTCCTGCTCAAGGCCAAAATAAGAAAAG AAAGAAAATGCAGCAATGGAGTAAACAAGTTAAAATATCTGGGACAGGGCATGAAAGTTTCAATCATGATGATGGTTACAGTTGGAGAAAATATGGGCAGAAAGACATTTTAGGAGCTATTCATCCaag GGCTTATTACAGATGCACTCACAGGAATACACAAGGCTGCTTAGCAATAAAACAAgttcaaaaatcaaaagaagacCCTGTAGTCTTTGAAGTCACATATAAAGGAATGCATAGTTGCAAAACCTCACAAtcatcaatattcatttcatatgAAAACAAAAAGCCAAATCAGTGTCaaataaagaaacaaaaagttgaaaagttgaataCTATCAAAGAAGAACCTGTTCCTTTCACCCCACTAAAATGTGAAAGTCAAAATGCCCAATTCTTTGCCAATTCAATAGAGCCATTTACATCAGAATCCATCTACTTGTCATTGTTGCCTACTGATCAAGAAGAGGAGTTTGAGATGGGCAAGATTTTGCAAAGCTCAGAATCGGATCATATTGAGTTTAGCTCGACGCCAACTTCAGTAATTGATTCGCCATTCTGCGCAGACTGGGATTTATCAATGGATGGTCAACTTGATATTCAAGATCCTAACTTGATGATTGACATTTCTGAATATTTCACTGAATTTGATAGTAGTACGTAA